From Streptomyces yatensis, one genomic window encodes:
- a CDS encoding NAD(P)/FAD-dependent oxidoreductase, translating into MATDAMTRSPGGDSAPGPSALKALADAAYRPYWLDDPGRPRPRPALVGEERCDLLVVGGGYSGLWTALIAKERDPDREVVLVEGQEIGWAASGRNGGFCAASLTHGLGNGAARWPDELAELERLGLRNLDAIESAVERYGIDCDFERTGEIDVATAPHQVEELRETVEQAGALGLEPPEFLDRDAVRAEVDSPTFLAGLWDRRGVAMVHPAKLAWGLARACAELGVRIYEHTPAERLASSGAAMTVRTPYGRVRARQVALATNAFPALVRRVRPYIAPVYDHALMTEPLTEEQLDAIGWQRRQGLSDTANHFHYFRLTADRRILWGGYDIIYRYGGRVRAEYDHHPATYRTLAQHFFQCFPQLEGVRFSHAWGGAIDTCSRFSAFFGSAHGGRVAYALGYTGLGVGATRFGAEVMLDLLAGERTERTRLEMVRSKPLPFPPEPVRWAGIGITQWSMTRADENGGRRNLWLKAMDKVGLGFDS; encoded by the coding sequence ATGGCCACGGACGCCATGACCCGCTCGCCCGGGGGCGACAGCGCCCCCGGCCCGTCCGCCCTCAAAGCCCTGGCCGACGCCGCGTACCGGCCCTACTGGCTGGACGACCCCGGCAGGCCCCGCCCCCGCCCCGCCCTGGTGGGGGAGGAGCGCTGCGATCTGCTCGTCGTCGGCGGCGGCTACAGCGGACTGTGGACCGCCCTGATCGCCAAGGAACGCGACCCCGACCGCGAGGTGGTCCTGGTCGAGGGCCAGGAAATCGGCTGGGCCGCCTCCGGGCGCAACGGCGGCTTCTGCGCCGCCTCCCTCACCCACGGCCTCGGCAACGGCGCCGCCCGCTGGCCCGATGAGCTGGCCGAACTCGAACGGCTCGGCCTCCGCAACCTCGACGCCATCGAATCCGCCGTCGAGCGTTACGGCATCGACTGCGACTTCGAACGCACCGGCGAGATCGATGTGGCCACCGCGCCCCACCAGGTCGAGGAGTTGCGCGAAACCGTCGAACAGGCCGGCGCCCTCGGCCTCGAGCCGCCCGAGTTCCTCGACCGCGACGCGGTGCGCGCCGAGGTCGACTCGCCCACCTTCCTGGCCGGGCTGTGGGACCGCCGGGGCGTGGCCATGGTGCACCCCGCCAAGCTCGCCTGGGGCCTGGCCCGGGCCTGCGCCGAACTGGGCGTACGGATCTACGAGCACACCCCGGCCGAACGGCTGGCGAGCAGCGGGGCGGCGATGACCGTCCGCACTCCCTACGGACGGGTCCGCGCCCGGCAGGTGGCGCTCGCCACCAACGCCTTCCCCGCCCTGGTGCGCCGCGTCCGCCCGTACATCGCCCCGGTCTACGACCACGCGCTGATGACCGAACCGCTCACCGAGGAGCAGCTCGACGCGATCGGCTGGCAGCGCAGGCAGGGGCTCAGCGACACCGCCAACCACTTCCACTACTTCCGGCTCACCGCCGACCGGCGCATCCTGTGGGGCGGCTACGACATCATCTACCGCTACGGCGGACGGGTGCGCGCCGAATACGATCACCACCCGGCCACCTATCGCACCCTCGCCCAGCACTTCTTCCAGTGCTTCCCGCAGCTGGAGGGCGTGCGCTTCAGCCACGCCTGGGGCGGCGCGATCGACACCTGCTCGCGCTTCTCCGCGTTCTTCGGCAGCGCGCACGGGGGGAGGGTGGCGTACGCCCTCGGCTATACGGGCCTGGGGGTCGGGGCGACCCGCTTCGGCGCCGAGGTGATGCTCGATCTGCTCGCCGGTGAGCGCACCGAGCGCACCCGCCTGGAGATGGTCCGCAGCAAGCCCCTGCCCTTCCCGCCGGAGCCGGTGCGCTGGGCGGGCATCGGCATCACCCAGTGGTCCATGACCCGGGCCGACGAGAACGGCGGGCGCCGCAATCTGTGGCTGAAGGCCATGGACAAGGTGGGGCTGGGGTTCGACAGCTGA
- a CDS encoding aldehyde dehydrogenase family protein, which yields MPDTNEAVTHAFWLAGRKATGESTLEVTSPWDGRRVGVVSVPTDAQVEEAVAAADAVREEFAASPAHVRAAALDHVSRRLAERSEEIARLISDENGKPIKWARGEVGRAVSVFRFAAEEARRFNSGEAQRLDTDAGGTGRLALTRRFPRGTVLGISPFNFPLNLSAHKVAPAIAVGTPIILKPAPATPLSALILGELLAETELPAGSWSVLTVPNDRMPALVQDERLPVISFTGSEKVGYAIKESVPLKHCTLELGGNGAAVVLSDYASDADLDWAATRIGTFSNYQGGQSCISVQRVIADASVYEELVPKIVAAVEGQVTGDPNDDATDVGPLISEDAAKRVESWVDEAVRAGAKLLTGGTRDGSNYAPTVLADVPADVTLSCEEIFGPVLTLHKVADESEAFAAVNDSKYGLQAGVFTREVRTAFRAHRALEVGGVIIGDVPSYRADQMPYGGAKRSGVGREGVRYAMEDYTYERVMVLTGLDL from the coding sequence GTGCCGGACACAAACGAAGCTGTCACCCATGCGTTCTGGCTCGCCGGCCGCAAGGCGACGGGCGAGAGCACACTCGAGGTCACCTCGCCCTGGGACGGCCGCCGCGTCGGCGTGGTGAGCGTTCCCACCGATGCGCAGGTCGAGGAGGCCGTCGCCGCGGCCGACGCGGTGCGCGAGGAGTTCGCCGCGAGCCCCGCGCATGTCCGGGCCGCCGCGCTGGACCATGTGTCGCGCCGCCTCGCCGAGCGCAGCGAGGAGATCGCCCGGCTGATCTCGGACGAGAACGGCAAGCCGATCAAGTGGGCGCGCGGCGAGGTGGGCCGCGCCGTGTCCGTCTTCCGGTTCGCGGCCGAGGAGGCCCGCCGGTTCAACAGCGGGGAGGCCCAGCGGCTGGACACCGACGCCGGTGGCACCGGGCGGCTCGCGTTGACCCGCCGCTTCCCGCGCGGCACCGTCCTCGGCATCTCGCCGTTCAACTTCCCGCTGAACCTCAGCGCCCACAAGGTCGCCCCGGCGATCGCGGTCGGTACGCCGATCATCCTCAAGCCGGCGCCCGCGACCCCGCTGTCCGCGCTGATCCTGGGTGAGCTGCTGGCCGAGACCGAGCTCCCGGCGGGCTCCTGGAGCGTCCTCACGGTGCCCAACGACCGGATGCCCGCGCTGGTCCAGGACGAGCGGCTGCCGGTCATCTCCTTCACCGGTTCGGAGAAGGTCGGCTACGCGATCAAGGAGTCGGTGCCGCTCAAGCACTGCACCCTGGAGCTCGGTGGCAACGGTGCCGCGGTCGTCCTGTCGGACTACGCCTCCGACGCCGACCTCGACTGGGCGGCCACCCGCATCGGCACCTTCTCCAACTACCAGGGCGGACAGTCCTGCATCTCCGTGCAGCGGGTGATCGCGGACGCGTCCGTCTACGAGGAGCTCGTGCCGAAGATCGTCGCGGCCGTCGAGGGACAGGTCACCGGCGACCCGAACGACGACGCCACCGATGTCGGACCGCTGATCAGCGAGGACGCCGCCAAGCGCGTGGAGTCCTGGGTCGACGAGGCGGTCCGGGCCGGTGCGAAGCTGCTGACCGGCGGCACGCGCGACGGCTCGAACTACGCCCCGACCGTGCTCGCGGACGTCCCCGCGGATGTCACCCTCTCCTGCGAGGAGATCTTCGGGCCGGTGCTCACCCTGCACAAGGTGGCGGACGAGAGCGAGGCGTTCGCGGCGGTCAACGACTCCAAGTACGGCCTCCAGGCGGGCGTCTTCACCCGCGAGGTGCGCACCGCCTTCCGCGCCCACCGCGCGCTGGAGGTCGGCGGCGTGATCATCGGCGATGTGCCCTCGTACCGCGCCGACCAGATGCCGTACGGCGGCGCCAAGAGGTCCGGCGTCGGCCGCGAGGGCGTGCGGTACGCGATGGAGGACTACACCTACGAGCGGGTCATGGTCCTCACCGGCCTCGACCTCTGA
- a CDS encoding phosphatase PAP2 family protein produces the protein MRETPRSQETAGDAEPVLPQPRPGCALAHTTGASGSGSPHRSDGRPPQTPRGARHTGRHGGPGTTPPVPGLPTVHPPSAPRAPFFTPRALLTALALLALLALCTWQIAAHGPLRTYDERLGRAIAGSAFPSPVAEFLADLGNTAVAVPILAVALGWTAWCARRTGEPRWWLPPLAAAVAMAAVPALVVPFKALIDRPGPPGPLAGETGFFPSGHAATAAVAYGAAALLLHPLLHPRLRRPLLVAVAVLNLAVAAGLVRRGYHWPLDTVASWCLSGLLLWALLRPSRTGRTTG, from the coding sequence ATGAGAGAAACACCCCGCTCGCAGGAGACTGCGGGCGATGCCGAGCCGGTGCTTCCCCAGCCCCGACCCGGCTGTGCCCTCGCGCACACCACTGGAGCCTCCGGCTCCGGATCTCCTCACCGATCGGACGGCCGCCCGCCCCAAACCCCCCGGGGCGCGCGGCACACCGGTCGCCACGGCGGCCCCGGAACTACCCCCCCTGTTCCGGGGCTGCCGACTGTTCACCCCCCTTCCGCGCCCCGGGCGCCGTTCTTCACGCCCCGCGCGCTCCTCACAGCCCTCGCTCTGCTCGCACTGCTCGCGCTGTGCACCTGGCAGATCGCCGCCCATGGCCCCCTGCGGACCTACGACGAACGGCTCGGCCGCGCGATCGCCGGATCGGCGTTCCCCTCCCCCGTCGCCGAGTTCCTCGCCGACCTCGGCAATACGGCGGTGGCGGTCCCCATCCTGGCCGTCGCCCTCGGCTGGACGGCGTGGTGCGCCCGGCGCACGGGAGAGCCGCGCTGGTGGCTGCCGCCGCTGGCCGCGGCGGTGGCGATGGCGGCGGTTCCGGCGCTGGTGGTTCCGTTCAAGGCGCTGATCGACCGCCCCGGCCCGCCCGGTCCGCTGGCGGGCGAGACCGGATTCTTCCCCTCCGGACATGCCGCGACGGCCGCCGTCGCCTATGGCGCGGCGGCGCTGCTCCTCCACCCTCTGCTGCACCCGCGGCTACGGCGGCCCCTCCTGGTGGCCGTCGCCGTACTGAACCTCGCCGTGGCCGCCGGGCTGGTCCGGCGCGGCTACCACTGGCCGCTGGACACCGTCGCGAGCTGGTGTCTGTCCGGTCTGCTGCTGTGGGCGCTGCTCCGGCCGAGCCGTACGGGCCGGACGACGGGTTGA
- a CDS encoding ABC transporter permease — MTALTRWIRRNLAVIAGLGTLAYLILPNVVVLVFSFNKPNGRFNYEWQRFSTEAWTDPCGVADLCGSLSLSLKIAVWATIGATLLGTMIAFALARYRFRARSSVNSLIFLPMAMPEVVMAASLATLFLNMGVDFGFWTILIAHIMFCLSFVVTAVKARVMSMDPRLEQAAQDLYASPAQTFVRVTLPIAAPGIAAGALLSFALSFDDFIITNFNAGSTVTFPMFVWGSAQRGTPVQINVIGTAMFAVAVLCVLAGQLAGARRKRS; from the coding sequence GTGACGGCCCTGACGCGCTGGATACGGCGGAACCTGGCGGTCATCGCGGGGCTCGGCACCCTCGCGTATCTGATCCTGCCCAACGTCGTCGTCCTGGTCTTCTCCTTCAACAAGCCCAACGGGCGCTTCAACTACGAATGGCAGCGGTTCTCCACCGAGGCCTGGACCGATCCGTGCGGCGTCGCCGACCTGTGCGGCTCGCTCTCGCTCAGCCTGAAGATCGCGGTATGGGCGACGATCGGCGCGACCCTCCTCGGCACGATGATCGCCTTCGCGCTGGCCCGCTACCGCTTCCGGGCCCGCTCCTCGGTCAACAGCCTGATCTTCCTGCCGATGGCCATGCCCGAGGTCGTCATGGCCGCCTCGCTGGCCACCCTCTTCCTCAACATGGGCGTGGACTTCGGCTTCTGGACGATCCTCATCGCCCACATCATGTTCTGCCTGAGCTTCGTCGTGACGGCCGTCAAGGCGCGGGTGATGTCCATGGACCCCCGGCTGGAACAGGCCGCGCAGGACCTCTACGCCTCCCCGGCGCAGACCTTCGTGCGCGTCACCCTGCCGATCGCCGCGCCCGGTATCGCCGCCGGCGCGCTGCTGTCCTTCGCGCTCTCCTTCGACGACTTCATCATCACCAACTTCAACGCCGGCTCGACCGTGACCTTCCCCATGTTCGTCTGGGGATCCGCACAGCGCGGCACGCCCGTGCAGATCAATGTGATCGGAACGGCGATGTTCGCCGTAGCGGTGCTGTGCGTTCTCGCCGGCCAACTGGCCGGCGCCCGTCGCAAGAGGAGCTGA
- a CDS encoding ATP-binding protein: MDTEGTFDPRSTRHNPLPPPPPQSPPSFPTAPPPVPPTAPPAAPGAAPVPAQAPGAPPAPGPAARPSFVAWLRAPRSEAAPGVWTYEHKPKAPEEPDRIPGRRLLSGALISVLCGWLVWSLLWNGYLGGYWLWPMYLLTPDSWYERGGNTQAGWWAQRIYIGIVLACLAVIFGRVGHWSEVWRRYVAPLFRRAWDEPAPEAVVAGRPEGDPLEWPHLRAAGAHSAADRLAADARAGAMNDVDHARIERAWQSVRAGRNSLASFTDTVLRHGAASYGHPSGARDLPARTARHDLLAHQVRLGTASDDPRNPYQHRGVGLALDPDVLATSLLAVGPPGSGKTGRMVRPVVESLCLQALAGQVAVVAVGAAGAGLGADEAFDVVVKIGRPDSGYDFDLYGGTTDPDEAAGILAEALIGDMAASLPGGDSRRAATALAQLLGPYRAAHGRFPSVPDLRELLDGSKTAVNALREALEEAGERAQVRELEARVRQSGAPGDVGTLLADRIALLDRPAFADFFDTTGDRRPFSLRALEHPLRVRIDLPERGHAEASRMLARLVLAQFTECAVGRADRSLFACLILDDASHTITPEALRGIQRLRSAHAGAVLTLRTLDDVPEALRSALLGAVGCRMACAGVTTWDGARFAEVWGTEWVETRDVTDRQIIAEEPLTKVLHFIRKVVTGKAVTTQSVTVRTVERERWSASELAHAVPAGHAVLSVTSVRGEGGPPVLVDLRG, encoded by the coding sequence ATGGACACCGAGGGCACGTTCGACCCACGCAGCACACGCCACAACCCGCTCCCACCCCCGCCCCCGCAATCCCCGCCCTCCTTCCCCACGGCCCCGCCGCCGGTGCCGCCGACCGCGCCCCCGGCGGCCCCTGGTGCGGCCCCGGTACCCGCCCAGGCTCCCGGCGCGCCCCCGGCCCCCGGGCCCGCGGCCCGCCCGTCCTTCGTCGCCTGGCTGCGCGCTCCGCGGTCCGAGGCGGCACCGGGGGTGTGGACGTACGAGCACAAGCCGAAGGCACCGGAGGAGCCGGACCGCATTCCAGGGCGGCGGCTGCTCAGCGGTGCCCTGATCTCCGTGCTCTGCGGCTGGCTGGTCTGGTCGCTGCTCTGGAACGGGTACCTGGGTGGCTATTGGCTGTGGCCCATGTATCTGCTGACTCCGGACTCGTGGTACGAGCGAGGGGGCAACACACAGGCGGGCTGGTGGGCCCAGCGGATCTATATCGGTATTGTCCTCGCCTGCCTTGCAGTGATCTTCGGCCGCGTCGGCCACTGGTCCGAAGTCTGGCGCCGCTACGTCGCGCCCCTCTTCCGGCGGGCCTGGGACGAGCCCGCCCCCGAGGCCGTCGTCGCGGGGCGGCCGGAGGGGGATCCGCTGGAGTGGCCGCACCTGCGGGCCGCCGGGGCGCACAGTGCGGCCGATCGGTTGGCGGCGGACGCACGGGCGGGGGCGATGAATGACGTCGACCATGCCCGGATCGAGCGCGCCTGGCAGTCCGTGCGGGCCGGGAGGAACTCCCTCGCCTCGTTCACCGACACCGTGCTGCGCCACGGCGCCGCCTCGTACGGCCACCCGTCCGGCGCGCGGGATCTGCCCGCCAGGACGGCGCGGCATGATCTCCTCGCGCATCAGGTCCGGCTCGGCACCGCCTCAGACGACCCCCGCAACCCCTACCAGCACCGCGGCGTCGGGCTCGCCCTCGATCCCGATGTGCTCGCCACCTCGCTGCTGGCCGTCGGGCCGCCCGGTTCGGGGAAGACGGGGCGGATGGTGCGGCCCGTCGTGGAGTCGCTGTGTCTGCAGGCGCTCGCCGGGCAGGTCGCCGTCGTGGCGGTCGGCGCGGCGGGGGCCGGGCTCGGGGCGGATGAGGCGTTCGACGTCGTCGTGAAGATCGGCCGGCCCGACTCCGGCTACGACTTCGACCTCTACGGCGGCACCACCGACCCCGACGAGGCCGCGGGCATCCTCGCCGAGGCGCTGATCGGCGACATGGCCGCCTCGCTGCCCGGTGGGGACAGCCGGCGCGCCGCCACCGCGCTGGCCCAGTTGCTCGGCCCCTACCGCGCCGCCCACGGCCGCTTCCCGTCCGTCCCGGATCTGCGGGAGCTGCTGGACGGTTCCAAGACGGCCGTCAACGCACTGCGCGAGGCGCTGGAGGAGGCCGGGGAGCGGGCGCAGGTCCGTGAGCTGGAGGCACGGGTCCGGCAGTCGGGTGCGCCCGGGGACGTGGGCACGCTGCTGGCGGACCGGATCGCGCTGCTGGACCGGCCCGCGTTCGCCGATTTCTTCGACACCACCGGCGACCGCCGCCCGTTCTCCCTCCGCGCCCTCGAGCACCCCCTCCGGGTCCGGATCGATCTGCCCGAGCGCGGGCATGCGGAGGCCTCGCGGATGCTGGCGCGGCTGGTCCTGGCGCAGTTCACCGAGTGCGCCGTGGGCCGCGCCGACCGTTCGCTGTTCGCCTGTCTGATCCTCGACGACGCCTCGCACACCATCACCCCCGAGGCCCTGCGCGGTATCCAGCGGCTCCGTTCCGCCCACGCGGGCGCCGTGCTCACCCTCCGCACCCTCGACGACGTCCCCGAGGCGCTGCGCAGCGCCCTGCTCGGCGCGGTCGGCTGCCGGATGGCCTGTGCCGGGGTGACGACCTGGGACGGGGCGCGGTTCGCGGAGGTGTGGGGGACGGAGTGGGTCGAGACGCGGGACGTCACCGACCGGCAGATCATCGCCGAGGAACCGCTCACCAAGGTGCTGCACTTCATCCGTAAGGTCGTCACCGGTAAGGCGGTGACCACGCAGTCGGTGACCGTACGGACGGTGGAGCGCGAGCGCTGGTCCGCGTCCGAGCTGGCCCACGCGGTTCCCGCCGGGCATGCGGTGCTGTCGGTGACCTCCGTAAGGGGCGAGGGCGGGCCGCCGGTGCTGGTGGATCTCCGCGGGTGA
- a CDS encoding PucR family transcriptional regulator, translated as MPPTLASLVRHPGLKLSVLAGEDRLETPVRWAHVSELADPVPYMEGGELLLITAMQIEAEDPEEMSRYVRRLVGAGVVGLGFALGVKYAEVPAALAAAAKEEGLPLIGVPRRTPFIAISKAVSAAIAADQYRAVTAGFEAQRELTRAAIGAEGPAALLARLAAHVDGWAALYDVSGAVVAAAPDWAARRAARLTPDVERLRSRPGPASIVVGGGGEAGAAGAEPAEDTAVADRVELQSLGTGRRTTRGVLAVGTGAPLGTAERYAVHSAVALLTLTTERSRALREAEQRLGAAVLRMLLAGEPDHARAVAGRLYGGLLDAPFRMLVAEVPSGGAAQPPHAAPPGVDEAPPEAFAEATTATTAAGETEAADPLATLTDTMEAAAARIGESVLVVPDGERLIVLAPDGGAAVAACAEHARVVESRRGTKARPRDRTAAAAPHGDELVIGLSAPAGPIAAAAAYRQAEQALSVARRRGRMLVEHEQVAAGSVLPLLADDAVRAFADGMLRALHEHDATGRGDLVASLRAWLSRHGQWDAAAADLGVHRHTLRYRMRRVEEILGRSLDDPDVRMELWLALKATAAGSSA; from the coding sequence ATGCCTCCCACGCTCGCCTCACTCGTCCGCCACCCAGGTCTCAAGCTGTCCGTGCTCGCGGGCGAGGACCGGCTGGAGACGCCGGTGCGCTGGGCACATGTCAGCGAGCTCGCCGACCCCGTGCCCTATATGGAGGGCGGCGAGCTGCTGCTGATCACCGCGATGCAGATCGAGGCCGAGGACCCGGAGGAGATGAGCCGCTATGTGCGGCGGCTGGTGGGCGCGGGCGTGGTCGGGCTCGGCTTCGCGCTCGGCGTCAAGTACGCCGAGGTGCCGGCCGCGCTCGCCGCGGCGGCCAAGGAGGAGGGGCTGCCGCTGATCGGCGTGCCCCGCCGCACCCCCTTCATCGCGATCAGCAAGGCCGTCTCCGCGGCGATAGCCGCCGACCAGTACCGGGCCGTGACCGCCGGGTTCGAGGCGCAGCGCGAGCTGACTCGCGCCGCCATCGGTGCCGAGGGGCCCGCCGCGCTGCTCGCCCGGCTCGCCGCCCATGTCGACGGCTGGGCCGCGCTCTACGACGTCTCCGGCGCCGTGGTCGCCGCCGCCCCCGACTGGGCCGCCCGCCGCGCCGCCCGGCTCACCCCCGACGTCGAGCGGCTGCGCTCCCGCCCCGGCCCCGCGAGCATCGTGGTCGGCGGGGGCGGCGAGGCCGGGGCCGCGGGCGCGGAACCGGCCGAGGACACGGCCGTCGCCGACCGGGTGGAGCTCCAGTCCCTGGGCACCGGGCGCCGTACCACCCGCGGCGTGCTCGCGGTCGGCACGGGCGCGCCGCTGGGCACCGCCGAGCGCTATGCCGTGCACTCCGCGGTCGCGCTGCTGACCTTGACCACCGAGCGTTCCCGCGCCCTGCGGGAGGCCGAGCAGCGGCTCGGCGCCGCCGTGCTGCGGATGCTGCTCGCGGGCGAGCCCGACCATGCCCGTGCGGTCGCCGGGCGGCTGTACGGCGGGCTGCTCGACGCGCCGTTCCGGATGCTGGTCGCCGAGGTGCCGTCCGGCGGCGCGGCCCAGCCGCCCCACGCGGCGCCGCCCGGCGTGGACGAGGCCCCTCCGGAAGCCTTCGCCGAAGCCACCACCGCGACCACGGCCGCCGGGGAAACCGAGGCGGCCGACCCCCTCGCCACGCTCACCGACACCATGGAGGCGGCCGCGGCCCGCATCGGCGAGTCGGTGCTGGTCGTGCCCGACGGCGAACGGCTCATCGTGCTGGCCCCCGACGGCGGCGCGGCGGTCGCGGCATGCGCCGAGCACGCCCGGGTCGTCGAGAGCCGCCGCGGCACCAAGGCCCGCCCCCGCGACCGTACGGCCGCCGCCGCGCCCCACGGCGACGAGCTGGTCATCGGGCTGTCCGCGCCCGCGGGCCCCATCGCCGCCGCGGCCGCCTACCGCCAGGCCGAGCAGGCCTTGTCGGTGGCGCGCCGCCGCGGCCGGATGCTGGTCGAGCATGAGCAGGTCGCGGCGGGTTCGGTGCTGCCCCTGCTCGCCGACGACGCCGTAAGGGCGTTCGCCGACGGCATGCTGCGCGCCCTGCACGAGCACGACGCCACCGGCCGGGGCGATCTGGTCGCCTCGCTGCGCGCCTGGCTCTCCCGGCACGGCCAGTGGGACGCGGCCGCCGCCGACCTCGGCGTCCACCGGCACACCCTGCGCTACCGGATGCGCCGCGTCGAGGAGATCCTGGGCCGCTCCCTGGACGACCCGGACGTCCGTATGGAGCTCTGGCTCGCCCTCAAGGCCACGGCCGCCGGCTCCTCGGCCTGA
- the gabT gene encoding 4-aminobutyrate--2-oxoglutarate transaminase — protein MTELSGGPSLPQERRVVTAIPGPKSQELLARKNAAVAGGVGSVLPVFTVRAGGGVIEDVDGNSLIDFGSGIAVTSVGSSAEAVVRRASAQLADFTHTCFMVTPYEGYVEVCEELARLTPGDHAKKSALFNSGAEAVENAVKIARSYTKRQAVVVFDHGYHGRTNLTMALTAKNMPYKHGFGPFAPEVYRVPLAYPYRWLTGPENCAEEAAAQAIDMISKQIGAENVAAIIIEPVLGEGGFIEPAKGFLPRIAEFAQANGIVFVADEIQSGFCRTGQWFACEDEGIVPDLITTAKGIAGGLPLAAVTGRAEIMDAAHSGGLGGTYGGNPVACAAALGAIETMRELDLNAKAKRIEEVMKGRLAAMQEKYDIIGDLRGRGAMIAIELVKSGTKDPNPEATAAVAKACHSAGLLVLTCGTYGNVLRFLPPLVIGEDLLNEGLDVLEVAFAEL, from the coding sequence ATGACCGAACTGTCCGGAGGCCCGTCCCTCCCCCAGGAGCGTCGCGTCGTCACCGCCATTCCCGGCCCGAAGTCGCAGGAGCTGCTCGCTCGTAAGAACGCGGCGGTCGCCGGCGGGGTGGGGAGTGTGCTGCCGGTCTTCACCGTGCGTGCGGGCGGCGGGGTGATCGAGGACGTGGACGGCAACTCGCTGATCGACTTCGGTTCCGGTATCGCCGTGACCTCCGTCGGCTCCTCCGCGGAGGCCGTCGTGCGCCGGGCGTCCGCGCAGCTGGCGGACTTCACGCACACCTGTTTCATGGTCACGCCGTACGAGGGCTATGTGGAGGTCTGCGAGGAGCTGGCCCGGCTCACGCCCGGCGACCACGCCAAGAAGTCGGCGCTGTTCAACTCGGGCGCCGAGGCGGTGGAGAACGCGGTGAAGATCGCCCGTTCCTACACCAAGCGCCAGGCGGTCGTCGTCTTCGACCACGGCTACCACGGCCGCACCAACCTCACCATGGCGCTCACCGCCAAGAACATGCCGTACAAGCACGGCTTCGGCCCGTTCGCGCCCGAGGTCTACCGCGTTCCGCTCGCCTACCCCTACCGCTGGCTGACCGGCCCGGAGAACTGCGCCGAGGAGGCCGCGGCCCAGGCCATCGACATGATCAGCAAGCAGATCGGGGCGGAGAACGTGGCCGCGATCATCATCGAGCCGGTCCTCGGCGAGGGCGGCTTCATTGAGCCCGCCAAGGGCTTCCTGCCTCGGATCGCGGAGTTCGCCCAGGCCAACGGCATCGTCTTCGTCGCGGACGAGATCCAGTCCGGCTTCTGCCGCACCGGCCAGTGGTTCGCCTGTGAGGACGAGGGCATCGTCCCGGACCTGATCACCACCGCCAAGGGCATCGCGGGCGGTCTGCCGCTCGCCGCCGTCACCGGCCGCGCGGAGATCATGGACGCGGCGCACTCCGGCGGCCTCGGCGGCACCTACGGCGGAAACCCGGTGGCGTGCGCGGCGGCGCTCGGCGCGATCGAGACCATGCGCGAGCTGGACCTCAACGCCAAGGCCAAGCGCATCGAGGAGGTCATGAAGGGCCGCCTCGCCGCGATGCAGGAGAAGTACGACATCATCGGCGACCTCCGCGGCCGGGGCGCCATGATCGCCATCGAGCTGGTGAAGTCCGGCACCAAGGACCCCAACCCCGAGGCCACTGCCGCCGTCGCCAAGGCGTGCCACTCGGCCGGGCTGCTGGTGCTGACCTGCGGGACCTACGGCAATGTGCTGCGTTTCCTGCCGCCGCTGGTGATCGGCGAGGACCTTCTGAACGAGGGTCTCGACGTCCTCGAGGTCGCGTTCGCCGAGCTGTGA
- a CDS encoding ABC transporter permease, whose protein sequence is MTREARALERAGTERGEGSATATPDAPPDAAGPAPEPVQKPPLFRTAVRKRLVPYWLLLPGILWLLIFFAAPLVYQASTSVQTGSLEEGFKVTWHFQTYWDALSEYYPQFLRSVLYAATATVMCLVLGYPLAYLIAFRAGRWRNLVMILVIAPFFTSFLIRTLAWKTILSDSGPVVGALNSLHILDVTSYLGITEGQRVLATPLAVVCGLTYNFLPFMILPLYTSLERIDPRLHEAAGDLYARPVTTFRKVTFPLSMPGVVAGTLLTFIPATGDYINAELLGSADQKMVGNVIQSQFLRVLDYPTAAALSFILMAAILTMVTVYIRKSGTEDLV, encoded by the coding sequence GTGACGAGGGAAGCCCGCGCGTTGGAGCGCGCCGGGACTGAGCGGGGAGAGGGGAGCGCGACGGCCACTCCCGACGCCCCGCCGGACGCCGCCGGGCCCGCGCCCGAGCCCGTACAGAAGCCGCCCCTCTTCAGGACCGCCGTCCGCAAGCGGCTGGTGCCCTACTGGCTGCTGCTCCCCGGCATCCTCTGGCTGCTGATCTTCTTCGCCGCGCCGCTGGTCTACCAGGCGTCGACCTCCGTCCAGACCGGCTCCCTCGAAGAGGGCTTCAAGGTCACCTGGCACTTCCAGACCTACTGGGACGCGCTGAGCGAGTACTACCCGCAGTTCCTGCGCTCGGTGCTCTACGCCGCCACCGCCACCGTGATGTGCCTGGTGCTCGGCTATCCGCTCGCGTATCTCATCGCCTTCCGGGCGGGCCGCTGGCGCAATCTGGTGATGATCCTGGTCATCGCGCCGTTCTTCACCAGCTTCCTGATCCGCACCCTGGCCTGGAAGACGATCCTCTCCGACAGCGGCCCGGTGGTGGGCGCGCTCAACTCGCTGCACATCCTGGACGTCACCAGCTATCTGGGGATCACCGAGGGACAGCGGGTGCTGGCCACTCCGCTCGCGGTGGTCTGCGGGCTGACGTACAACTTCCTGCCCTTCATGATCCTCCCGCTCTACACCTCGCTGGAGCGCATCGACCCGAGGCTCCACGAGGCCGCGGGCGACCTCTACGCCCGGCCCGTCACCACCTTCCGGAAGGTGACCTTCCCGCTGTCCATGCCGGGGGTCGTCGCGGGCACGCTGCTCACCTTCATCCCCGCCACGGGCGACTACATCAACGCCGAACTGCTCGGCTCCGCCGACCAGAAGATGGTCGGCAACGTCATCCAGTCGCAGTTCCTGCGGGTGCTGGACTATCCGACGGCGGCGGCGCTGTCCTTCATCCTCATGGCGGCCATCCTCACGATGGTCACCGTCTACATCCGCAAGTCCGGGACGGAGGACCTGGTGTGA